A region from the Mesomycoplasma hyopneumoniae J genome encodes:
- a CDS encoding LemA family protein, producing MSNLYNPKNSANIEGFEPRIDNDSKKPVVSTAAKVAFWTLGTLFLFIAPIYYISQKNNFMRQQNLINESAGTIEVQLEQRSATLLKLADQVRSYREYEKSILSDITRLRSLKSNIENAQEIEDLNNSLFGRLIAVSENYPELQASKIYQELIQQTAYLERELAAARRLYNSNVNSFNTQIFIFPSSIVASSMNLTTYPMFSTSNQNRQDVSFKDF from the coding sequence ATGTCAAATTTATACAACCCTAAAAATTCTGCAAATATCGAAGGATTTGAACCTCGAATTGATAATGACTCCAAAAAACCGGTTGTTTCAACAGCGGCTAAAGTTGCATTTTGAACTTTGGGGACATTGTTTTTATTTATTGCTCCAATTTATTACATTTCACAAAAAAATAATTTTATGCGACAGCAGAATTTAATCAATGAATCAGCTGGTACAATCGAAGTTCAACTTGAGCAACGTAGCGCAACTTTATTAAAATTAGCTGACCAAGTTCGTTCATATCGTGAATATGAAAAATCAATTTTAAGCGACATTACAAGATTAAGAAGTTTAAAGTCAAACATAGAAAATGCTCAAGAAATTGAAGATTTAAACAATTCATTATTTGGCAGACTAATTGCAGTAAGTGAAAATTACCCAGAATTGCAAGCATCAAAAATTTATCAAGAATTAATCCAACAAACAGCCTATTTAGAAAGAGAATTGGCGGCTGCAAGACGACTTTATAATAGCAATGTTAATTCTTTTAATACCCAAATTTTTATCTTTCCTTCTTCAATTGTTGCATCTTCGATGAATTTGACAACCTACCCAATGTTTAGCACAAGCAACCAAAATCGCCAAGATGTATCATTCAAAGATTTTTAA